In Prescottella soli, a genomic segment contains:
- a CDS encoding DUF732 domain-containing protein, producing MTSTRAVTAVVAAAGALLLAACGGQDPESEHAGHDVAAASASATTTTTTAPPEATPAGSTVPAPASESPTAPAPPPTTTVAPLPMTTVPPPAPRPATPAAGEIDTRSPEQVVAGAGERGQRYLSALRAAGIPPTGMDAAEVLYAQGTCEALARGDSRADVLVEFDSVGKAYAQLLPLSPTQIAEIYVSTAERTYC from the coding sequence ATGACGAGCACACGTGCAGTTACCGCCGTTGTCGCGGCAGCGGGAGCGCTGCTCCTCGCCGCGTGCGGGGGACAGGATCCCGAATCCGAGCACGCCGGGCACGACGTGGCTGCAGCCTCTGCGAGTGCCACCACCACGACGACGACCGCGCCGCCAGAAGCCACACCGGCCGGGTCCACGGTGCCCGCGCCGGCATCGGAGTCGCCGACCGCCCCTGCACCCCCGCCCACCACGACGGTGGCGCCGCTACCGATGACCACCGTGCCGCCTCCGGCCCCGCGTCCGGCTACCCCCGCGGCAGGTGAGATCGACACCCGCTCCCCGGAGCAGGTCGTGGCCGGCGCGGGCGAACGCGGCCAGCGCTACCTCTCGGCGTTGCGGGCGGCCGGCATTCCACCGACCGGCATGGACGCGGCGGAGGTGCTGTACGCGCAGGGCACGTGCGAGGCCCTGGCCCGCGGCGACTCCCGTGCGGACGTGCTCGTCGAATTCGACTCCGTCGGAAAGGCTTACGCACAACTCCTGCCGCTGTCCCCGACCCAGATCGCCGAGATCTACGTCTCCACCGCGGAGCGGACGTACTGCTGA
- a CDS encoding DoxX family protein, which yields MRREGKGHDVARLILRATIGGTMIAHGMRHGRTLDGTAGWFGSIGFRRPRLQAQASAVVEVGAGALLVAGAATPLSAAAVIGTMAVAARSVHMRKGFFITGEGYEFVLNLGAATAALAALGPGKYSVDRALGMDRRLSGVPAAATAVAVGIGSAAAQLAAFWSEPQTTSATTA from the coding sequence GTGCGGCGTGAAGGAAAGGGTCATGACGTCGCACGGCTCATCCTCCGCGCGACGATCGGCGGAACGATGATCGCCCACGGAATGCGGCACGGACGCACGTTGGACGGCACCGCCGGTTGGTTCGGTTCGATCGGATTCCGTCGCCCCCGACTCCAGGCCCAGGCGAGTGCCGTCGTCGAGGTCGGTGCCGGCGCACTGCTCGTGGCGGGGGCGGCAACGCCGCTCTCCGCCGCAGCTGTCATCGGCACCATGGCCGTCGCCGCGCGATCCGTGCACATGCGGAAGGGCTTCTTCATCACCGGTGAGGGCTACGAGTTCGTTCTGAACCTCGGCGCCGCCACCGCCGCCCTCGCCGCGCTGGGCCCGGGCAAGTACAGCGTCGACCGGGCGCTCGGGATGGATCGTCGCCTCAGCGGTGTGCCCGCGGCGGCCACCGCCGTCGCAGTCGGAATCGGTTCGGCGGCAGCCCAGCTCGCCGCGTTCTGGAGCGAGCCGCAGACCACATCGGCGACCACCGCCTGA
- a CDS encoding cutinase family protein, whose translation MRAKKSLAVLGACVATVFGSVVSVGAGTAQAAPACPNLQVVAIPGTWETTTDPGEHRGPGMLGAVTDRLPASVGVDYVTYAATAFPWETEIYGASKRQAVDNARGIIADVAQRCGNTKFALIGYSQGADAAGDLAADIGTGLGVVPPSRIAAVGLLSDPRRSEGDTLVGPPVVGNGAGGPRIGGFGLVTPQTRTFCAAGDLYCSTPKDDFVTRMAGFLAQNSSPVAPMTGRYVQEAMSIVDDLIAAGGMPTLQAQSSDGANEDRVEKLNSFYRSQVHQDYVTYVVDPSGATATSWLANWLRSAA comes from the coding sequence ATGCGTGCGAAGAAGTCTTTGGCCGTGCTTGGTGCATGTGTCGCAACTGTTTTCGGTTCCGTGGTCTCTGTGGGGGCGGGAACGGCGCAGGCCGCGCCGGCGTGCCCGAACCTGCAGGTCGTCGCGATTCCGGGTACGTGGGAGACCACTACCGATCCCGGTGAGCATCGCGGTCCGGGCATGCTCGGCGCCGTCACCGATCGCCTGCCCGCATCGGTCGGCGTGGACTACGTGACGTATGCGGCGACGGCGTTCCCGTGGGAAACCGAGATCTACGGCGCGTCCAAGCGTCAGGCCGTCGACAATGCTCGCGGGATCATCGCGGACGTCGCGCAGCGGTGCGGCAACACCAAATTCGCACTCATCGGCTACAGCCAGGGCGCCGACGCCGCCGGCGACCTCGCGGCGGATATCGGTACCGGGCTCGGGGTGGTGCCGCCGTCGCGGATCGCGGCCGTGGGGCTGTTGTCCGACCCGCGCCGGTCGGAGGGCGACACGCTGGTCGGGCCCCCGGTGGTCGGTAACGGCGCCGGCGGACCGCGCATCGGCGGTTTCGGCCTGGTCACCCCGCAGACCCGCACTTTCTGTGCGGCCGGCGACCTCTACTGCTCCACCCCGAAGGACGACTTCGTCACGCGCATGGCCGGATTCCTGGCGCAGAACTCGTCGCCGGTGGCCCCGATGACCGGGCGGTACGTGCAGGAGGCGATGTCTATCGTCGACGACCTGATCGCGGCAGGTGGCATGCCCACTCTCCAGGCGCAGTCGTCCGACGGAGCCAACGAGGATCGTGTCGAGAAGTTGAACAGCTTCTACCGCTCGCAGGTTCACCAGGACTACGTGACGTACGTGGTCGATCCCTCGGGTGCGACGGCGACGTCGTGGCTCGCGAACTGGTTGCGTTCCGCGGCCTGA
- a CDS encoding Ig-like domain-containing protein, translating into MSSKLYRYIAPVAVGATVVAGAGVLGAATASAGTTTTPFNNACLATPSSSLAGGPQTQVQAASVEVDAPTSVAPGEEFVVTISPPPISLANDLGSGASLANISRLKIDVAMPENAQFLGAEVVAGTASGITGVEPNVLVVNEQGNVDPNGQIIRLSGNNQTIGNGPSSSKSSEGGIKANASGTTTTFQLPKVKAHLKAGAAGDISMKLRTAGNAGQFGNDANFLTFLPRANAPIIGTVWAPTQCSPRDTSGGPLNGGAGPLATIQIQRQAVATVTHLDGPSAVTNGGAFTLSATVVPTPDTGQVQFTRNGEDVGAPVDLVNGKATLNETLDVDGDYAYAAKFLGAQFFSQSSGSKTVTVTSQDIQTTTSVTGPAQDAYRDQPVNLTARVEPGVSGGTVTFEVDGVAVGTADVKDDGAAVLPHTFDTNGTHRVIARYSGAAGVSPSVSTQYPVSVTEAPAAAVATTVTVDPVASTAKGSPVTLTARLHPADARGTVQFKLGNVLLGGPVRVDANGVATLTTFFQNPGDFVVTAQFTADAGFIDSAAAPVNVTVTGNPDTLPGTDGPGSLGSLSGLFGSLGG; encoded by the coding sequence ATGAGTTCCAAGCTGTACCGCTACATCGCGCCGGTCGCGGTGGGCGCGACGGTCGTCGCGGGCGCCGGCGTGCTGGGTGCGGCGACCGCATCCGCGGGGACGACGACGACACCGTTCAACAACGCATGTCTGGCGACGCCGTCGTCGAGTCTGGCCGGTGGGCCGCAGACTCAGGTGCAGGCGGCGTCGGTGGAGGTCGACGCACCGACCAGCGTGGCGCCCGGTGAGGAGTTCGTGGTGACGATCTCGCCGCCGCCCATCTCGCTGGCCAACGATCTGGGTTCCGGCGCGAGCCTGGCGAACATCTCGCGGCTCAAGATCGACGTGGCGATGCCGGAGAACGCGCAGTTCCTCGGCGCCGAGGTGGTCGCGGGTACCGCGTCGGGCATCACGGGTGTCGAGCCCAACGTCCTCGTCGTCAACGAGCAGGGCAATGTGGACCCGAACGGGCAGATCATCCGCCTGTCCGGGAACAACCAGACGATCGGCAACGGCCCCAGTTCCTCGAAGAGCTCCGAGGGCGGTATCAAGGCCAACGCGTCGGGAACTACCACGACGTTCCAGTTGCCGAAGGTCAAGGCCCATCTCAAGGCAGGCGCGGCCGGGGATATCTCGATGAAACTGCGCACGGCCGGAAACGCCGGCCAGTTCGGCAACGACGCCAACTTCCTGACCTTCCTGCCCCGGGCCAATGCGCCGATCATCGGCACCGTCTGGGCCCCCACCCAGTGCTCGCCGCGTGATACCTCCGGCGGCCCGCTGAACGGGGGGGCCGGTCCGCTGGCCACGATCCAGATCCAGCGGCAGGCGGTCGCGACCGTCACCCACCTGGACGGCCCCAGCGCGGTGACCAACGGCGGCGCGTTCACGCTCAGTGCCACGGTCGTGCCGACCCCGGACACCGGACAGGTGCAGTTCACCCGGAACGGTGAGGACGTCGGGGCGCCGGTCGATCTGGTGAACGGCAAGGCCACGCTCAACGAGACGCTCGACGTGGACGGTGACTACGCGTACGCGGCGAAGTTCCTGGGCGCGCAGTTCTTCAGCCAGTCGTCCGGCTCGAAGACGGTGACGGTGACCTCGCAGGACATCCAGACCACCACGTCGGTCACCGGACCGGCTCAGGACGCCTACCGCGACCAGCCGGTGAACCTGACCGCCAGGGTCGAGCCGGGGGTCTCCGGTGGCACGGTGACCTTCGAGGTGGACGGCGTCGCGGTGGGTACGGCCGACGTCAAGGATGACGGCGCCGCCGTGCTGCCGCACACGTTCGACACCAACGGCACTCACCGGGTGATCGCTCGCTACTCGGGCGCCGCGGGGGTTTCCCCGTCGGTCTCGACGCAGTACCCGGTCAGTGTCACCGAGGCTCCGGCTGCCGCCGTGGCCACCACGGTGACCGTCGATCCGGTCGCATCGACCGCCAAGGGTTCGCCGGTGACGCTCACCGCGCGTCTCCACCCGGCCGACGCGCGCGGCACGGTGCAGTTCAAGCTCGGCAACGTACTGCTCGGCGGGCCTGTTCGGGTGGACGCGAACGGCGTCGCGACCCTGACGACGTTCTTCCAGAACCCGGGCGATTTCGTCGTCACCGCCCAGTTCACGGCCGACGCAGGCTTCATCGACTCGGCCGCGGCACCCGTGAACGTCACGGTGACCGGTAACCCGGACACGCTGCCGGGGACCGACGGCCCGGGAAGTCTCGGTAGCTTGTCGGGGCTGTTCGGCAGCTTGGGAGGCTGA
- a CDS encoding Ig-like domain-containing protein yields MLSSTLRRLATPVLAAGAAVAVMLGAGAGIAAAADPPPATTGDQPNDNLRWNLSLTAVNGTTVNPTQPGVNVVRPGDTVTYTAKIWKTAGIGRYMTAIRQIAPAGFQYVSHTISKQSTVTDEGAAGVKATCSGGGCNSVPILGTKGYLDNVNFDVTYKIPATQAPGDYNAGFVFDVYAFSTQSGSNPAGAWVRVEDPREHTTTTMTAPASIGKGSPATLTATVSPATATGTVQFFEGANPIGDPVVVSGGTATLSHAFDTMGTHSVSAKYTATGLFHDSESGAQQVEVGPSTTTTSVTVPATAEAGTTVPLEATVSPAGATGTVQFVVNGANVGNPVQVNAEGKATLNHLFTDPGDFAVTANFVGGFGYADSAATAQHVNVAYGAWQTTTVVVEPVSAEAGSPANLMATVRPIPAGGTVTFSVDGTPIGSSEVGTADGVAVLAHTFDTAGSYQVVANFGGTEGFSASTSAPFTATVAPTAPVLTPVNADLKVQGLSVVGQTVTITVDVDPATAQGTVQFYKGAEAIGAPVAIVDGKASITTTLDAEGTQVLSAKFLGGAGFRDTVSNPVVLNVSAAPETTDPGAGSLGSLSGLFTGSLGG; encoded by the coding sequence GTGCTTTCGTCAACCCTTCGTAGACTCGCGACACCGGTGCTCGCCGCCGGCGCCGCCGTGGCGGTGATGCTCGGCGCCGGTGCCGGCATCGCCGCGGCAGCCGACCCGCCGCCCGCAACGACGGGCGACCAGCCGAACGACAACCTCAGGTGGAATCTGAGCCTGACGGCGGTGAACGGCACTACGGTCAACCCCACCCAGCCGGGCGTGAACGTCGTCCGACCGGGTGACACCGTGACGTACACCGCCAAGATCTGGAAGACCGCCGGAATCGGTCGGTACATGACCGCGATCCGACAGATCGCGCCCGCGGGCTTCCAGTACGTCTCGCACACGATCAGCAAGCAGTCGACCGTCACCGACGAGGGCGCGGCCGGCGTCAAGGCGACCTGTTCCGGGGGCGGCTGCAACTCGGTTCCGATTCTCGGTACCAAGGGCTACCTCGACAATGTGAACTTCGACGTCACCTACAAGATCCCAGCGACCCAGGCCCCGGGCGACTACAACGCCGGCTTCGTGTTCGACGTCTACGCGTTCTCCACCCAGTCGGGCAGCAACCCGGCCGGTGCGTGGGTCCGCGTCGAGGACCCACGCGAGCACACGACCACGACGATGACGGCGCCCGCCTCGATCGGCAAGGGCAGCCCGGCGACGCTCACCGCCACGGTCTCGCCGGCCACCGCCACGGGCACCGTGCAGTTCTTCGAGGGTGCGAACCCGATCGGCGACCCGGTCGTGGTGAGTGGCGGTACCGCCACGCTGTCTCATGCCTTCGACACGATGGGCACCCACTCCGTCTCCGCGAAGTACACCGCTACGGGACTGTTCCACGACTCCGAGTCCGGAGCGCAGCAGGTCGAGGTCGGCCCGTCGACGACCACCACGTCGGTGACCGTCCCGGCCACGGCCGAGGCGGGTACGACGGTGCCGCTCGAGGCCACCGTCTCCCCGGCCGGTGCCACGGGCACCGTGCAGTTCGTGGTGAACGGTGCCAATGTCGGCAACCCGGTTCAGGTGAACGCCGAGGGCAAGGCCACGTTGAACCACCTCTTCACCGATCCCGGTGACTTCGCGGTGACCGCGAACTTCGTCGGCGGCTTCGGCTACGCCGACTCGGCCGCCACGGCCCAGCACGTCAATGTCGCCTACGGTGCCTGGCAGACCACCACCGTGGTCGTCGAACCGGTGAGCGCCGAGGCCGGCAGCCCGGCCAACCTGATGGCGACCGTTCGCCCGATTCCCGCCGGCGGCACCGTCACCTTCTCCGTCGACGGCACCCCGATCGGCTCGTCCGAGGTGGGCACCGCCGACGGCGTCGCGGTGCTGGCGCACACGTTCGACACCGCCGGCAGCTACCAGGTTGTCGCCAACTTCGGTGGCACCGAGGGCTTCTCGGCCTCCACGTCCGCGCCGTTCACGGCCACGGTCGCCCCGACCGCGCCCGTGCTCACCCCGGTGAACGCGGACCTGAAGGTCCAGGGCCTGTCGGTGGTCGGCCAGACGGTCACGATCACCGTGGACGTCGACCCCGCCACCGCGCAGGGCACCGTCCAGTTCTACAAGGGCGCTGAGGCCATCGGCGCACCGGTGGCGATCGTGGACGGCAAGGCGTCGATCACGACCACGCTCGACGCCGAGGGCACGCAGGTGCTCAGCGCGAAGTTCCTCGGCGGCGCGGGCTTCCGGGACACCGTCTCGAATCCCGTGGTGCTGAACGTGTCCGCTGCGCCGGAGACGACGGATCCGGGCGCTGGAAGTTTGGGCTCGCTGAGCGGGCTGTTCACCGGATCGCTGGGGGGCTGA
- a CDS encoding glutamate synthase subunit beta, which translates to MGDPSGFLKHTSRELPIRRPVPLRLMDWKEVYEDFKPETLQKQASRCMDCGIPFCHNGCPLGNLIPEWNDLIHKDRWREGIDRLHATNNFPEFTGRLCPAPCEAACVLGINQDAVTIKQVEVEIIDRAFDEGWVQPVRASHITGKKVAVVGSGPAGLAAAQQLTRAGHSVTVFEREDRIGGLLRYGIPEFKMEKRHIDRRLAQMEAEGTVFRTGVNVGVDITAEELREQFDAVVLAGGATEARDLPIPGRELDGIHQAMEFLPIANRVQLGDLTEPTITAKGKKVVIIGGGDTGADCLGTSHRQGAESVHQFEIMPRPPEARADSTPWPTYPLMYRVSSAHEEGGERVFSVNTEEFVGVDGKVTALKAHEVKMVNGRFEKVEGSDFELEADIVFLAMGFVGPEKPGLLTDLGVDLNERGNVARSSEWATNVDGVFVAGDMGRGQSLIVWAIAEGRSCAAAVDKFLEGSTALPTPIVPTAAPQR; encoded by the coding sequence GTGGGTGATCCAAGCGGCTTTCTGAAGCACACGTCGCGCGAGCTGCCCATCCGCCGTCCGGTGCCGCTGCGCCTGATGGACTGGAAGGAAGTCTACGAGGACTTCAAGCCCGAGACCCTCCAGAAGCAGGCCAGCCGGTGCATGGACTGCGGTATCCCGTTCTGCCACAACGGTTGCCCGCTCGGAAACCTGATTCCCGAGTGGAACGACCTGATCCACAAGGATCGGTGGCGCGAGGGCATCGACCGGCTGCACGCGACCAACAACTTCCCCGAGTTCACCGGCCGGCTGTGCCCGGCGCCGTGTGAGGCGGCGTGCGTGCTCGGCATCAACCAGGACGCGGTCACCATCAAGCAGGTCGAGGTCGAGATCATCGACCGCGCCTTCGACGAGGGCTGGGTCCAGCCGGTGCGCGCGTCGCACATCACCGGCAAGAAGGTCGCCGTCGTCGGCTCCGGCCCGGCGGGTCTGGCTGCCGCACAGCAGCTCACGCGCGCCGGCCACTCGGTGACGGTGTTCGAGCGTGAGGACCGCATCGGCGGCCTGCTGCGCTACGGCATCCCCGAGTTCAAGATGGAGAAGCGCCACATCGACCGTCGCCTGGCGCAGATGGAGGCCGAGGGCACGGTGTTCCGCACCGGCGTCAACGTCGGTGTCGACATCACCGCCGAGGAGCTGCGCGAGCAGTTCGACGCGGTCGTCCTCGCCGGCGGTGCCACCGAGGCGCGCGACCTGCCGATCCCGGGCCGCGAGCTCGACGGCATCCATCAGGCGATGGAGTTCCTGCCGATCGCCAACCGGGTGCAGCTGGGCGACCTGACCGAGCCGACCATCACGGCGAAGGGCAAGAAGGTCGTCATCATCGGTGGCGGCGACACCGGTGCCGACTGCCTCGGCACCAGCCACCGTCAGGGCGCCGAGAGCGTGCACCAGTTCGAGATCATGCCGCGCCCGCCGGAGGCGCGCGCGGACTCCACCCCGTGGCCGACGTACCCGCTCATGTACCGCGTGTCGTCCGCCCACGAGGAGGGCGGCGAGCGGGTGTTCTCCGTCAACACCGAGGAGTTCGTCGGAGTCGACGGCAAGGTGACCGCGCTCAAGGCGCACGAGGTCAAGATGGTGAACGGCCGTTTCGAGAAGGTCGAGGGCTCGGACTTCGAGCTCGAGGCCGACATCGTGTTCCTCGCGATGGGCTTCGTCGGCCCCGAGAAGCCGGGTCTGCTCACCGATCTGGGCGTCGACCTCAACGAGCGCGGCAACGTCGCCCGCTCGTCGGAGTGGGCCACCAACGTCGACGGCGTGTTCGTCGCCGGCGACATGGGCCGCGGTCAGTCGCTGATCGTGTGGGCCATCGCCGAGGGTCGCTCGTGCGCGGCCGCGGTCGACAAGTTCCTCGAGGGCTCGACGGCGCTGCCCACGCCGATCGTGCCGACCGCTGCGCCTCAGCGCTGA